One stretch of Glycine soja cultivar W05 chromosome 7, ASM419377v2, whole genome shotgun sequence DNA includes these proteins:
- the LOC114419347 gene encoding probable polygalacturonase isoform X1 yields the protein MRVQVIRLVCALLLATLVSSEATERKAKIVDTSFEYNALNCRAHSASLTDFGGVGDGNTSNTKAFQSAISYLSQYASKGGAQLYVPAGKWLTGSFSMTSHFTLYLNKDAVLLASQDMNEWPVIKPLPSYGRGRDAPAGRYTSFIFGTNLTDVIVTGDNGTIDGQGAFWWQQFYNKRLNYTRPYLIELMFSDKIQISNLTFLNSPSWNVHPVYSSNIIIKGLTIIAPVPSPNTDGINPDSCTNTRIEDCYIVSGDDCVAVKSGWDEFGIKFGWPTKQLVIRRLTCISPQSAAIALGSEMSGGIQDVRAEDITAIHTESGVRIKTSIGRGGYVKDIYVRRMTMHTMKWAFWMTGNYGSYANNSHYDPKALPEIKGINYRDVVADNVTMAATLEGISNSPFTGICIANVTISMADKANEKPWTCTDIEGITSGVTPKPCNSLLDKGPEKIKTCDFPPEILPIDLLELKKCTYNIKHA from the exons ATGAGGGTACAA GTAATTAGATTGGTTTGTGCTCTCCTTTTGGCAACACTGGTGAGCTCAGAGGCAACTGAGAGAAAAGCCAAAATTGTTGACACTTCCTTTGAGTACAATGCCTTAAATTGCAGGGCTCATAGTGCTTCATTGACTGATTTTGGTGGTGTTGGAGATGGAAATACATCAAACACAAAGGCCTTTCAGTCTGCAATCAGTTATCTGAGTCAGTATGCTTCTAAAGGGGGAGCTCAGCTGTATGTTCCTGCTGGAAAATGGCTTACAGGGAGTTTTAGTATGACCAGTCATTTCACTTTGTATCTAAACAAAGATGCTGTTCTCCTTGCTTCTCAG GATATGAATGAGTGGCCTGTGATCAAGCCACTCCCATCATACGGTAGAGGAAGAGACGCACCAGCGGGAAGATACACCAGCTTCATATTTGGAACAAACCTCACTGATGTTATTGTCACAG GGGACAATGGCACCATAGATGGTCAAGGAGCATTTTGGTGGCAGCAATTTTACAACAAAAGGTTGAACTATACTCGACCCTACCTGATTGAATTAATGTTCTCAGACAAGATTCAAATCTCCAATCTAACGTTCCTGAATTCTCCATCATGGAATGTTCATCCTGTTTATAGCAG caatattattattaagggCCTCACCATCATCGCTCCTGTCCCATCTCCAAACACAGATGGCATTAATCCAG ATTCTTGCACAAATACCAGAATTGAAGACTGCTACATAGTTTCTGGGGATGACTGTGTGGCAGTGAAAAGTGGGTGGGATGAGTTTGGCATAAAGTTTGGATGGCCCACAAAACAACTAGTAATCAGAAGGCTGACATGCATTTCTCCACAAAGTGCAGCCATTGCCTTAGGGAGTGAAATGTCAGGTGGAATTCAAGATGTTAGAGCTGAGGACATTACAGCCATCCACACAGAATCAGGTGTCAGAATCAAGACATCAATAGGGAGAGGAGGGTATGTGAAGGACATATATGTTAGAAGAATGACCATGCATACCATGAAATGGGCATTTTGGATGACTGGTAACTATGGTTCCTATGCTAATAACAGCCACTATGATCCTAAAGCCTTGCCTGAGATCAAAGGCATTAACTATAGAGATGTGGTGGCTGATAATGTGACCATGGCTGCTACCTTGGAAGGAATCTCCAATAGCCCTTTTACTGGAATCTGCATTGCTAATGTGACAATTAGCATGGCAGACAAAGCCAATGAAAAGCCATGGACATGCACTGATATTGAAGGGATCACAAGTGGGGTGACTCCTAAGCCATGCAATTCTTTACTTGATAAGGGGCCGGAGAAAATCAAAACATGTGATTTTCCCCCAGAGATTCTACCAATTGATTTGTTAGAGCTTAAGAAGTGTACTTATAACATTAAGCATGCATGA
- the LOC114419347 gene encoding probable polygalacturonase isoform X2, translating to MRVIRLVCALLLATLVSSEATERKAKIVDTSFEYNALNCRAHSASLTDFGGVGDGNTSNTKAFQSAISYLSQYASKGGAQLYVPAGKWLTGSFSMTSHFTLYLNKDAVLLASQDMNEWPVIKPLPSYGRGRDAPAGRYTSFIFGTNLTDVIVTGDNGTIDGQGAFWWQQFYNKRLNYTRPYLIELMFSDKIQISNLTFLNSPSWNVHPVYSSNIIIKGLTIIAPVPSPNTDGINPDSCTNTRIEDCYIVSGDDCVAVKSGWDEFGIKFGWPTKQLVIRRLTCISPQSAAIALGSEMSGGIQDVRAEDITAIHTESGVRIKTSIGRGGYVKDIYVRRMTMHTMKWAFWMTGNYGSYANNSHYDPKALPEIKGINYRDVVADNVTMAATLEGISNSPFTGICIANVTISMADKANEKPWTCTDIEGITSGVTPKPCNSLLDKGPEKIKTCDFPPEILPIDLLELKKCTYNIKHA from the exons ATGAGG GTAATTAGATTGGTTTGTGCTCTCCTTTTGGCAACACTGGTGAGCTCAGAGGCAACTGAGAGAAAAGCCAAAATTGTTGACACTTCCTTTGAGTACAATGCCTTAAATTGCAGGGCTCATAGTGCTTCATTGACTGATTTTGGTGGTGTTGGAGATGGAAATACATCAAACACAAAGGCCTTTCAGTCTGCAATCAGTTATCTGAGTCAGTATGCTTCTAAAGGGGGAGCTCAGCTGTATGTTCCTGCTGGAAAATGGCTTACAGGGAGTTTTAGTATGACCAGTCATTTCACTTTGTATCTAAACAAAGATGCTGTTCTCCTTGCTTCTCAG GATATGAATGAGTGGCCTGTGATCAAGCCACTCCCATCATACGGTAGAGGAAGAGACGCACCAGCGGGAAGATACACCAGCTTCATATTTGGAACAAACCTCACTGATGTTATTGTCACAG GGGACAATGGCACCATAGATGGTCAAGGAGCATTTTGGTGGCAGCAATTTTACAACAAAAGGTTGAACTATACTCGACCCTACCTGATTGAATTAATGTTCTCAGACAAGATTCAAATCTCCAATCTAACGTTCCTGAATTCTCCATCATGGAATGTTCATCCTGTTTATAGCAG caatattattattaagggCCTCACCATCATCGCTCCTGTCCCATCTCCAAACACAGATGGCATTAATCCAG ATTCTTGCACAAATACCAGAATTGAAGACTGCTACATAGTTTCTGGGGATGACTGTGTGGCAGTGAAAAGTGGGTGGGATGAGTTTGGCATAAAGTTTGGATGGCCCACAAAACAACTAGTAATCAGAAGGCTGACATGCATTTCTCCACAAAGTGCAGCCATTGCCTTAGGGAGTGAAATGTCAGGTGGAATTCAAGATGTTAGAGCTGAGGACATTACAGCCATCCACACAGAATCAGGTGTCAGAATCAAGACATCAATAGGGAGAGGAGGGTATGTGAAGGACATATATGTTAGAAGAATGACCATGCATACCATGAAATGGGCATTTTGGATGACTGGTAACTATGGTTCCTATGCTAATAACAGCCACTATGATCCTAAAGCCTTGCCTGAGATCAAAGGCATTAACTATAGAGATGTGGTGGCTGATAATGTGACCATGGCTGCTACCTTGGAAGGAATCTCCAATAGCCCTTTTACTGGAATCTGCATTGCTAATGTGACAATTAGCATGGCAGACAAAGCCAATGAAAAGCCATGGACATGCACTGATATTGAAGGGATCACAAGTGGGGTGACTCCTAAGCCATGCAATTCTTTACTTGATAAGGGGCCGGAGAAAATCAAAACATGTGATTTTCCCCCAGAGATTCTACCAATTGATTTGTTAGAGCTTAAGAAGTGTACTTATAACATTAAGCATGCATGA